From the Vicinamibacteria bacterium genome, the window GCCTTGGAGAAGGCGCCAGCCGATCTCGATCGTCTCTTCGATACTCCGGCGCACCTCGCCCTGCGCGATGAGCTCGGATTCGAACCTCGACGTGAACTGGAGCGCCCGGCGGTCTGATGGGCTCAGGCCCGCCTCGCCCACGATCGCCGACATGAGCTGCGCCTCGCGGCCTTGACTGTATATCGCGTAGAGCTGATCCGCCCACGCCCGGTGCTCGGGCACGGTACTCTCCTTTCCGATTCCAGCGTTCATCAAACGGGAGAGCGATGGGAGCACGTCGATCGGAGGAAATACGTTTTGTCGAAACAGATCCCGGCTGAGCACGATCTGACCCTCGGTGATGTATCCGGTGAGATCCGGGATCGGATGAGTCATGTCGTCGTCGGGCATCGTGAGAATCGGAAGCTGCGTCAGGGACCCCTCGCGGCCGGCGAGGATTCCTGCCCGCTCGAAGAGGCTGGCGAGGTCGGTGTACATGTAGC encodes:
- a CDS encoding V-type ATP synthase subunit B, translated to EPFALVFAALGITSRETHTFLERFQASGAMERSVLYLNETRDPTIERLLAPRVALTQAEFLAFEAGYHVLVVLADMTHYCEALREIATARKEIPGRRGYPGYMYTDLASLFERAGILAGREGSLTQLPILTMPDDDMTHPIPDLTGYITEGQIVLSRDLFRQNVFPPIDVLPSLSRLMNAGIGKESTVPEHRAWADQLYAIYSQGREAQLMSAIVGEAGLSPSDRRALQFTSRFESELIAQGEVRRSIEETIEIGWRLLQGLPREDLLRLRKEDWKRRESAP